In Cryptomeria japonica chromosome 10, Sugi_1.0, whole genome shotgun sequence, a genomic segment contains:
- the LOC131057536 gene encoding F-box/kelch-repeat protein At5g15710-like: MGKLRIPNQTMWSDLPEHLKERILECLPVHCFFRFRAVCKTWNGLFSSPYFNSIARNSQPFLILCPAKTQLPSLIYTFITHTWRTISLSFIPHDRPINFRGSASGLLLADINANFLFGYSSPTLCVCNPLTQTYSTLPEMVSVSKIMARTILPAGNKTEEYTVMVVGMSSTGTVVVEAYNSTTKAWKVVGSITDVVLKTENMFFFKGYLLGMTGSGGIMAYNIEEGITSVMAMPTADANNLRARLVCCKSGVFVVGAIEENQCLKGLIVWELVFQKTGKDDYKWKEIGKMPSCVCEEFKRSSNSNWFECVGVGDKICFRANESMEILVYDVSTSSWNWLPKFPADLRYVSMRCLPLEIMPTTRFS, translated from the coding sequence ATGGGTAAGCTCAGAATTCCTAACCAAACAATGTGGTCAGATTTGCCTGAACATTTGAAGGAAAGAATACTGGAATGCCTTCCAGTGCACTGCTTCTTCCGTTTCAGGGCTGTTTGCAAGACCTGGAATGGTCTCTTCTCATCACCATATTTCAATTCCATAGCAAGAAATAGCCAGCCATTTCTCATTCTTTGCCCTGCCAAAACCCAACTTCCCTCTCTAATCTATACCTTCATCACCCACACATGGCGAACAATTTCTTTATCTTTCATACCTCATGATCGCCCCATCAATTTCAGAGGATCTGCTTCTGGGCTGCTCTTGGCAGACATTAACGCCAATTTCTTGTTTGGCTATAGTTCTCCGACGCTGTGTGTTTGCAATCCCCTTACCCAAACTTACTCGACGCTGCCAGAAATGGTTTCTGTTAGTAAAATTATGGCTAGGACCATTTTACCAGCGGGGAATAAGACGGAAGAATATACAGTCATGGTGGTGGGCATGAGCAGCACTGGTACAGTTGTAGTAGAAGCATATAATTCGACTACCAAGGCATGGAAAGTTGTAGGCAGCATTACTGATGTGGTTTTAAAGACTGAAAATATGTTCTTCTTCAAGGGCTATTTGTTGGGTATGACGGGCAGTGGGGGCATAATGGCCTACAATATTGAAGAGGGGATCACTTCTGTCATGGCTATGCCCACAGCAGACGCCAACAATTTGCGGGCTCGGCTTGTTTGTTGTAAGAGTGGTGTGTTTGTGGTTGGAGCAATCGAAGAAAATCAGTGTTTGAAAGGCTTAATTGTGTGGGAGTTAGTTTTCCAGAAGACAGGGAAGGATGATTATAAGTGGAAAGAGATTGGGAAAATGCCGAGTTGTGTGTGTGAGGAATTTAAGAGAAGTTCGAATTCAAATTGGTTTGAATGCGTGGGAGTGGGAGATAAAATCTGTTTCAGAGCCAACGAAAGCATGGAGATACTTGTGTATGATGTGAGCACAAGCTCTTGGAATTGGTTGCCCAAGTTTCCTGCGGatttgagatatgtgagtatgagaTGCCTTCCGCTGGAAATTATGCCTACTACTAGATTCTCTTAA